The following are encoded in a window of Chionomys nivalis chromosome X, mChiNiv1.1, whole genome shotgun sequence genomic DNA:
- the LOC130868215 gene encoding E3 ubiquitin-protein ligase RLIM-like — MENSDSSDQGNNQSAAQRRRQVDCLDREEAFYRFVNNLSGEDYQLLRDNNLLGTPGQSTEEELLRRLQQIKERLPLPPPPPLPPSIEKNGDSSDDESSDDSMIDDLSSVRQTGNTRSGQRENQSGRSVSHTNSNSGDFRFSLEINVNCNNGSQTSENENEPPATRLSAENMDRSIHRQMENSASETSSARTPRSEHNSAEALTDVPSTRGRRRVRSPKPEHQRRTRARAERSRSSLHPANEIPRRSHHSISSQTFEQPLVNEIEASSRAPHHGTLRHQISGPELLGRGRFVASGSRNSAAQGTSSSDTDTNGEAAGSGQRPPTRDLQVRRVLLPEDRQRASIASRTRSRSQFPNNRVTYESEPGGFRGTFTLSERAAGRTHVSTHRFSTLSIFNTGSRQTTSVLIQTRLRQRTTAFGELLWSGRGSSGGNNSASVSSYNPASSSIDEYSESISEMFEGGVEATRLYPFNDNHLNRGPTNVQNNNLPTRSFGENDASKTCTICITEYTEGDTLRALPCSHEYHVHCIDRWLWENNSCPICRRVVLSSWNRRRVL, encoded by the coding sequence ATGGAAAACTCAGATTCTAGCGATCAAGGAAATAACCAATCTGCAGCACAGCGCAGAAGGCAAGTGGATTGCTTGGATCGGGAAGAAGCTTTCTATCGATTTGTAAATAATCTGAGCGGAGAAGACTATCAACTTCTGAGAGACAACAATTTGCTAGGCACCCCAGGTCAAAGTACTGAGGAAGAGCTGCTCAGAAGACTACAGCAAATTAAAGAGCGgctgccgctgccgccgccgccgccgctgccaccgagcatagaaaaaaatggagactCTTCAGATGACGAGTCCAGTGATGACTCCATGATAGATGATCTTAGCTCTGTCAGACAGACTGGCAATACAAGAAGTGGTCAGAGAGAAAATCAGTCCGGGAGGTCAGTGAGCCACACTAATTCAAACAGTGGTGATTTCAGATTCAGTTTAGAGATAAATGTTAACTGTAATAATGGAAGCCAAACctcagagaatgaaaatgaaccaCCTGCTACACGTCTTAGTGCAGAAAACATGGATCGCAGCATCCACAGGCAAATGGAAAATTCAGCATCTGAGACATCATCTGCCAGAACACCTAGGTCAGAACACAATTCTGCTGAAGCATTAACAGATGTGCCATCCACCAGAGGTCGGAGGAGGGTAAGAAGCCCGAAACCAGAACACCAGCGAAGAACCAGAGCCAGAGCTGAAAGAAGTAGGTCTTCTCTGCACCCAGCAAATGAAATTCCACGAAGATCTCATCATAGCATCTCATCTCAGACTTTTGAGCAGCCTTTGGTAAACGAGATCGAGGCAAGTTCTAGAGCCCCTCACCATGGGACTTTGAGACACCAGATAAGTGGACCTGAGTTGCTAGGTAGAGGTCGTTTTGTGGCTTCTGGGTCAAGAAATTCTGCCGCTCAAGGGACAAGCTCTTCAGACACAGATACCAATGGGGAAGCGGCAGGATCTGGTCAAAGACCTCCAACCAGAGACCTTCAAGTCAGAAGAGTTCTGCTGCCAGAAGACCGGCAGAGAGCTAGCATAGCTAGCAGAACAAGGTCAAGGTCTCAGTTCCCAAACAACAGGGTCACTTATGAAAGTGAACCTGGAGGTTTTAGAGGCACCTTTACACTTTCTGAACGTGCAGCTGGGAGGACCCATGTGAGTACTCACAGGTTTTCCACTCTTTCAATCTTCAATACTGGATCAAGGCAAACTACATCTGTTTTGATTCAAACCAGGTTAAGGCAGAGAACAACAGCTTTTGGTGAGCTTCTGTGGAGTGGAAGAGGGAGCTCTGGTGGTAATAACTCTGCTTCCGTCTCCAGCTACAACCCTGCCTCCAGTTCCATTGACGAATATTCAGAAAGTATCTCAGAGATGTTTGAAGGAGGTGTTGAAGCAACCCGACTTTACCCCTTTAATGACAACCACCTAAATAGAGGACCTACCAATGTACAGAATAATAACTTGCCAACGAGAAGTTTTGGTGAAAATGATGCATCAAAGACATGCACTATTTGCATTACTGAATATACAGAAGGCGACACACTTCGTGCTCTACCTTGCTCCCATGAGTACCACGTCCACTGCATCGACCGCTGGTTATGGGAGAATAACAGCTGTCCCATTTGTCGCAGGGTCGTCTTATCTTCCTGGAACAGACGAAGGGTTCTCTAA